A window of the Lactuca sativa cultivar Salinas chromosome 5, Lsat_Salinas_v11, whole genome shotgun sequence genome harbors these coding sequences:
- the LOC111887027 gene encoding LOB domain-containing protein 38, producing MSCNGCRVLRKGCNDNCILRHSLHGICTPQAQANATVFVAKFFGRAGLMSFLSSVAESQRPALFQSLLFEACGRTVNPVNGAVGLLWTGNWHVCQSAVETVLRGGSIRSMPELFSVGSTPVMTENDDASEAINCNFDVSRVRPEDLNLGVGGLDDNMRLRNSGSGRNTHRWMTEKRRAVSPSDASETTTLESGLGSDCSETKLLRLFL from the exons ATGAGTTGTAATGGATGTCGCGTTCTTCGAAAAGGTTGCAATGATAATTGCATTCTTAGACATAGTCTCCATGGGATCTGCACCCCTCAAGCTCAAGCCAACGCCACCGTCTTCGTCGCTAAGTTCTTCGGCCGCGCCGGTCTCATGTCCTTCCTCTCCTCCGTCGCCGAGTCTCAACGGCCTG CTTTATTTCAGTCTTTATTGTTCGAAGCCTGTGGTCGGACGGTGAATCCGGTGAACGGAGCTGTCGGACTGCTATGGACCGGAAACTGGCACGTGTGCCAGTCAGCGGTGGAAACAGTGCTGAGAGGCGGAAGCATACGATCCATGCCGGAGCTATTTTCCGTCGGATCTACGCCCGTGATGACGGAAAACGACGATGCATCAGAAGCTATCAACTGCAACTTCGATGTGTCGAGAGTGAGGCCAGAAGATCTCAACCTTGGAGTTGGCGGTTTAGATGATAACATGAGATTAAGAAACTCCGGCAGCGGGAGAAATACTCATCGGTGGATGACGGAGAAACGGAGAGCAGTATCGCCGTCGGATGCATCTGAAACGACGACGTTAGAGAGTGGTTTGGGTTCAGATTGCAGTGAAACAAAACTTCTGAGACTCTTCTTATGA